A genomic segment from Polyangium mundeleinium encodes:
- a CDS encoding type II toxin-antitoxin system PemK/MazF family toxin: MGTGPAPINRGDLFWIEPDASRGSVPGYFHPHVVVQDDLFNHSRIHTVVVCALTSNLHRAHEPGNVLLDEGEGNLPKRSVVVVSQISSVEKARLGERIGALSDERVEQILAGLRFQQTSFFHR, encoded by the coding sequence ATGGGTACGGGTCCAGCGCCGATCAATCGAGGTGACTTATTCTGGATCGAACCGGATGCATCCCGCGGGTCCGTCCCGGGTTACTTTCATCCGCATGTGGTGGTGCAGGACGATCTCTTCAACCATTCGCGCATCCATACCGTGGTCGTATGTGCATTGACGTCGAACTTGCACCGCGCCCACGAGCCCGGAAACGTGCTGCTCGACGAGGGTGAAGGCAACCTGCCCAAGCGGAGCGTCGTGGTCGTGTCGCAAATCTCTTCGGTGGAGAAGGCACGCCTCGGCGAGCGCATCGGGGCGCTCTCCGACGAGCGGGTGGAGCAGATTCTCGCGGGCCTGCGATTTCAGCAAACGTCGTTCTTCCATCGGTAG
- a CDS encoding ArsI/CadI family heavy metal resistance metalloenzyme, translating into MNVLKPHVSLNVTNIDQSVAFYEKAFGVAATKRRPGYAKFDLEVPLLNLTMQEAPRTGVNASHFGVQVASTDDVVEAKARFEAAGLRTMTEEETSCCYAVQDKVWIEDPDGNSWEVFVVKADAAVMGASPALNKDTSASSTPVGLSQKPDVKPSASSCCGPKTAE; encoded by the coding sequence ATGAACGTCCTCAAGCCTCACGTGTCGTTGAACGTCACCAACATCGACCAATCCGTCGCCTTTTACGAGAAAGCGTTCGGCGTCGCAGCGACGAAGCGGCGTCCCGGATATGCGAAGTTCGATCTGGAGGTCCCCTTGCTCAACCTGACGATGCAGGAGGCTCCCCGCACGGGCGTCAATGCCAGCCATTTCGGCGTCCAGGTCGCGAGCACGGACGACGTCGTGGAGGCAAAGGCTCGCTTCGAGGCCGCGGGCCTCCGGACGATGACGGAGGAAGAAACGTCCTGCTGTTATGCGGTGCAGGACAAGGTGTGGATCGAGGATCCGGACGGGAACTCCTGGGAGGTGTTCGTCGTGAAGGCGGACGCCGCCGTCATGGGTGCGTCTCCGGCCCTGAACAAGGACACGAGCGCGTCCTCCACGCCCGTCGGCCTCTCGCAAAAGCCGGACGTGAAGCCTTCGGCGTCGTCTTGTTGTGGTCCGAAGACGGCCGAGTGA
- a CDS encoding 3-hydroxybutyrate dehydrogenase: protein MFHGKTALVTGSTSGIGLAIAETLAARGANVILNGFGAVEEARASVSKRADTGVRVGYFGADLSLAADIERLVAHANAEFGGIDLLVNNAGIQHVANVDEFPVDKWDAILAINLTSAFHTTRLVLPRMKEKNFGRIVNVASVHGLVASAGKAAYVAAKHGLVGLTKVTALETARINVTCNAICPGWVLTPLVQKQVDDRAARDGISIDEAKRSLLAEKQPSSEFVTPERLAELVAFLCGEAASQVRGVAWTMDGGWTAQ, encoded by the coding sequence ATGTTCCACGGCAAGACGGCGCTCGTCACGGGTTCGACCAGCGGCATCGGCCTCGCGATCGCAGAGACCCTTGCCGCGCGGGGCGCGAACGTGATCCTGAACGGCTTCGGCGCCGTCGAGGAGGCCCGCGCGTCCGTGTCGAAGCGCGCCGATACGGGCGTGCGCGTCGGCTACTTCGGCGCCGACCTGAGCCTCGCGGCGGACATCGAAAGGCTCGTCGCGCACGCGAACGCGGAGTTCGGCGGGATCGACCTGCTCGTGAACAACGCGGGGATCCAGCACGTGGCGAACGTCGACGAGTTCCCCGTCGACAAGTGGGACGCGATCCTCGCGATCAACCTGACGTCGGCCTTTCATACGACGCGGCTCGTCCTGCCGCGCATGAAAGAAAAGAACTTCGGCCGCATCGTGAATGTCGCGTCCGTGCACGGTCTCGTCGCCTCGGCCGGGAAAGCGGCCTATGTGGCGGCGAAGCACGGCCTCGTGGGCTTGACGAAGGTGACGGCGCTGGAGACGGCGCGCATCAACGTCACGTGCAACGCGATATGCCCCGGCTGGGTGTTGACGCCGCTCGTGCAAAAGCAGGTCGACGACAGGGCCGCGCGCGACGGGATCTCGATCGACGAGGCGAAACGCTCGTTGCTCGCTGAAAAGCAGCCCTCCAGCGAATTCGTGACGCCGGAGCGGCTCGCCGAGCTCGTGGCATTTCTTTGTGGTGAAGCGGCGTCACAGGTGCGTGGCGTCGCGTGGACGATGGACGGCGGCTGGACGGCGCAGTAA
- a CDS encoding polyhydroxyalkanoate depolymerase, with amino-acid sequence MRPPLLSSAAQYLRPPKIYHLYELQRTLLEPLAHIAGVSAEALRHPSNPLSKLPHVRALGASQALFHRLGKRYPKQPWGIDEVKARGVTVSVAEEVVVAEPFCKLLHFVRRSEEPEVARRLAADPKVFVCAPLSGHHSTLLRETIRTLLQDHDVYVTDWLDARDVPLTEGIFHLDDYVHTVMRFLRLLGAGSVHVVSVCQPTVPVLGAVSLLAQAGEETPRSLTLMGGPIDARKSPTEVNLLATRHPYSWFEKNMIHKVPGPYAGKGRRVYPGFLQLTAFVMMNPTNHWKASFRYWIDAHKGESGAAARETHERFYDEYNAVLDMDAAYYLETVRVVFQEFALARGVWDVRGVRVNPAAIKNTAIFTIEGERDDISGLGQTEAAHALCAGVPAAKRQHHVAEGAGHYGIFSGRKWREHVYPKVRDFIRANGG; translated from the coding sequence GTGCGCCCTCCGCTCCTCTCCTCCGCCGCGCAGTACCTCAGGCCGCCGAAGATCTACCACCTCTACGAGCTGCAGCGGACGCTGCTCGAGCCGCTCGCGCACATCGCCGGCGTCTCGGCCGAGGCGCTCCGGCACCCGAGCAATCCCCTGTCGAAGTTGCCCCACGTGCGGGCGCTCGGCGCGAGCCAGGCCCTCTTCCACCGCCTCGGCAAGCGGTACCCCAAGCAACCCTGGGGGATCGACGAGGTCAAGGCCCGCGGCGTCACCGTCTCCGTCGCCGAGGAGGTCGTCGTCGCCGAGCCATTCTGCAAGCTCCTTCATTTCGTGCGTCGATCCGAGGAGCCCGAGGTCGCGCGCCGCCTCGCGGCCGATCCCAAGGTCTTCGTCTGCGCGCCGCTCTCCGGACACCATTCCACGCTGCTCCGCGAGACGATCCGCACGCTGCTCCAGGACCACGACGTGTACGTCACCGATTGGCTCGATGCGCGCGACGTGCCGCTCACGGAGGGAATTTTCCATCTCGACGATTACGTGCACACCGTCATGCGCTTCTTGCGTTTGCTCGGGGCCGGCTCGGTCCACGTCGTGTCCGTTTGTCAGCCGACAGTCCCCGTCCTCGGCGCCGTTTCGCTGCTCGCGCAGGCGGGCGAGGAGACGCCGCGCTCGCTCACGCTCATGGGCGGGCCCATCGACGCGCGCAAGAGCCCGACCGAGGTGAACCTGCTCGCGACGCGGCACCCGTATTCGTGGTTCGAGAAAAACATGATTCACAAGGTCCCTGGTCCCTACGCGGGCAAGGGGCGGCGGGTCTATCCCGGGTTCCTCCAGCTCACGGCGTTCGTGATGATGAACCCGACGAACCACTGGAAGGCCAGCTTCCGCTACTGGATCGACGCGCACAAAGGTGAGTCCGGCGCTGCCGCGCGCGAGACGCACGAGCGGTTTTACGACGAGTACAACGCGGTCCTCGACATGGACGCCGCGTATTACCTGGAGACGGTGAGGGTCGTGTTCCAGGAGTTCGCCCTCGCCCGCGGGGTATGGGACGTGCGCGGCGTGCGCGTGAATCCGGCGGCGATCAAGAACACGGCGATCTTCACCATCGAAGGCGAAAGAGACGACATCTCCGGCCTCGGACAAACGGAGGCGGCGCACGCGCTCTGCGCGGGCGTTCCCGCGGCGAAGCGGCAGCACCACGTGGCCGAGGGCGCCGGTCATTACGGCATTTTCTCGGGCCGGAAGTGGCGGGAGCACGTCTATCCGAAGGTACGCGACTTCATCCGCGCGAACGGCGGCTGA
- a CDS encoding LysR family transcriptional regulator yields the protein METLVNLESFVRSAEHGSFSAAARRLSLTPAAVSRNVAMLEGNLGVRLFQRSTRKLTLTEAGERFLHAIRGNLEELQAAIVDVTAGGGEPAGVLKVSMSPTFGIQYIVPLLPAFLARYPRIRVDWHFENRQVDLIAEGYDAAIGGGIELSPGVVSRVLAPAHIIAVASPAYMKGRTKPADPEGLADLDGIVMRSLRTGRVRQWVMRNAAGEEVPARPAETIVLNDPAAMCRAAVLGLGVTLIAVPDALPYLESGALVRLVPRWYADAGPISLYCANRTLLPSKTRAFIDYLVEAFRRDHLAERFAGSLGT from the coding sequence ATGGAGACGCTCGTCAACCTCGAATCGTTCGTTCGCAGCGCGGAGCATGGGAGCTTCTCGGCGGCGGCGCGCCGGCTCTCGCTGACGCCGGCGGCGGTCAGCCGGAACGTGGCCATGCTGGAGGGCAACCTCGGCGTGCGGCTGTTCCAGCGGAGCACACGAAAGCTGACGCTGACCGAGGCCGGCGAGCGATTCCTGCATGCCATCCGAGGCAACCTGGAGGAGCTCCAGGCCGCGATCGTCGACGTTACGGCGGGCGGAGGCGAGCCCGCGGGGGTCCTCAAGGTCAGCATGAGCCCGACGTTCGGGATTCAGTACATCGTGCCGCTGCTCCCGGCCTTCCTCGCGCGCTATCCACGCATCCGCGTCGATTGGCATTTCGAGAACCGGCAAGTCGATCTGATCGCGGAGGGGTACGACGCGGCGATCGGCGGCGGGATCGAGCTCTCGCCGGGCGTGGTCTCGCGTGTGCTCGCGCCCGCGCACATCATCGCGGTCGCGTCGCCCGCGTACATGAAAGGCCGCACGAAGCCCGCGGATCCGGAGGGGCTTGCGGATCTCGACGGGATCGTGATGCGGTCCCTGCGCACGGGCCGGGTGCGGCAGTGGGTGATGCGAAACGCCGCCGGCGAGGAAGTGCCGGCGCGACCAGCGGAGACGATCGTGCTGAACGATCCTGCGGCGATGTGTCGCGCGGCAGTGCTGGGGCTCGGCGTCACGCTGATTGCGGTGCCCGATGCGCTGCCGTACCTGGAGAGCGGCGCGCTCGTGCGGCTCGTGCCGCGCTGGTATGCCGACGCCGGGCCGATCTCGCTTTATTGCGCGAATCGCACGCTCCTGCCCTCGAAAACGCGGGCGTTCATCGACTACCTCGTCGAGGCCTTCCGCCGGGATCATCTGGCCGAGCGATTCGCGGGGAGCCTCGGCACTTGA
- a CDS encoding 3-oxoacyl-ACP reductase family protein yields the protein MTPTTFPLASKVALVTGGSRSIGAAIAKRLASDGAAVAITYSASPEKAREVVHSIEAAGGRAIAIQADAGDPDAVRAAVRKTVEMFDGINILVNNAGISILGAVDEITFEDYQRMIAVNITGVFVATQEAVRYMKPGGRILHIGSSMARYAAFPTASVYTLTKGAVAGFNRSLVRDLGPRGITVNTVHPGPTDTDMNPATGPVSKIVGPGLAVGRYGRPEEIASAVAYLASPEAAFITGAELMADGGFTA from the coding sequence ATGACCCCCACGACCTTCCCCCTCGCCAGCAAAGTTGCCCTCGTCACCGGCGGTTCGCGCTCGATCGGCGCGGCCATCGCCAAGCGCCTCGCGAGCGACGGCGCGGCCGTCGCCATCACCTACAGCGCCTCGCCCGAAAAGGCGAGAGAGGTCGTTCATTCGATCGAGGCCGCCGGCGGGCGGGCGATCGCGATCCAGGCCGACGCGGGTGATCCGGACGCGGTGCGTGCCGCCGTGCGAAAGACGGTCGAGATGTTCGACGGGATCAACATCCTCGTCAACAACGCTGGCATCAGCATCCTCGGCGCCGTCGACGAGATCACGTTCGAGGATTACCAGCGGATGATCGCGGTGAACATCACCGGCGTGTTCGTCGCGACGCAGGAAGCGGTGCGGTACATGAAGCCCGGCGGCCGGATCCTCCACATCGGCAGCTCGATGGCGCGTTATGCCGCGTTCCCGACCGCCTCTGTCTACACGCTCACGAAGGGCGCGGTGGCCGGCTTCAACCGCAGCCTCGTGCGAGATCTCGGGCCGCGGGGCATCACCGTGAACACGGTGCATCCCGGCCCGACCGATACCGACATGAACCCGGCCACGGGCCCCGTCTCCAAGATCGTCGGCCCGGGCCTCGCGGTCGGTCGTTATGGTCGCCCCGAGGAGATCGCCAGCGCCGTCGCGTATCTCGCGAGCCCCGAAGCCGCCTTCATCACGGGCGCCGAGCTCATGGCCGACGGCGGGTTCACGGCCTGA
- a CDS encoding glutathione S-transferase N-terminal domain-containing protein — MTILLYDLVAQGDRRPSPFCFRTKLALAHKRLAFETAPVAMTDIQALEGGAFKTVPILKDGAHVVGDSWAIADYLDQAYPDRPPLFHSPEERGLCRFLDAWLYTSVLLPIVRFYVKDIHDLLLEKDHAYFRASREARLGCTLEEAAAGREARLDVMRAGFDPARLTLTHQGQPFLSGQNPGYADFMLAGVLLWVETIGTVPLLVDGDPLVTYLERVRAPLKR; from the coding sequence ATGACGATTCTCCTCTACGACCTCGTCGCCCAGGGTGATCGACGCCCGAGCCCCTTCTGCTTTCGGACCAAGCTCGCCCTCGCGCACAAGCGCCTCGCATTCGAGACGGCGCCCGTGGCGATGACCGACATCCAGGCCCTCGAAGGCGGCGCTTTCAAGACGGTGCCGATCCTGAAAGACGGGGCGCACGTCGTGGGGGATTCGTGGGCCATCGCCGATTACCTCGATCAGGCCTACCCCGATCGGCCGCCGCTCTTTCATTCGCCGGAGGAGCGTGGCCTCTGCCGATTCCTCGATGCCTGGTTGTACACCAGCGTGCTCCTTCCGATTGTGCGATTCTACGTGAAGGACATCCACGACCTCCTCCTCGAAAAGGATCACGCCTATTTCCGCGCGAGCCGCGAGGCGAGGCTCGGGTGCACGCTGGAGGAGGCCGCCGCCGGCCGCGAGGCGCGGCTCGACGTGATGCGCGCGGGCTTCGATCCGGCGCGGCTCACACTCACCCACCAGGGCCAGCCGTTCCTCTCGGGGCAAAACCCGGGGTATGCCGATTTCATGCTGGCCGGCGTCTTGTTGTGGGTCGAGACCATCGGCACCGTGCCGCTGCTCGTGGACGGTGATCCCCTGGTGACCTACCTGGAACGTGTCCGTGCTCCCTTGAAGCGTTGA
- a CDS encoding N-acyl-D-amino-acid deacylase family protein translates to MPRLQKLLLPALPLLVWLAACSPAPPPLSTPPPPEAPPPAPPPPHTLPLASPPPQALPPPPPPPPPPFRSDEVFRLAVRGGHVIDGSGAPRHRADVLVRGDRIAFVGDVDPSVRAERTLDAAGAVVTPGFIDAHSHGAPLGDVEYALAMGVTTLVVGQDGRSPATRIGPWLAKIDAGRPRVHVAALVGHGTVRSLVGAALQTKPRPTELQRMRDLVAQALHDGAFGLSTGLEYDPGRGASMDELVALAEPVGARGGVVMSHLRSEDDDRVESSLDELFEMCRKAKARAHVAHMKIVLGRGAARAERLLAHIEKARAAGLSVTADLYPYTASYTSLAVLFPDFARPPSSYADALRSRRHELAAFLRARVEKRNGPGAMLFGTGAFAGRTLDEVATSRRIPFEDVLIDVGPDGAEAAYFVMDEAVMARLFTDSFVMVGTDGGGGGRHPRGFGAFARVIEELVEKQRLVSLEEAVRKMSDLPARTLGLEGERGCVRDGCGADLLVFSPGEIHERASFTAPHRLAEGMRFVVVGGVVEREGGKATAGRGGRALRFAGAERR, encoded by the coding sequence ATGCCGCGCCTGCAAAAGCTCCTCCTCCCCGCCCTCCCGCTCCTCGTGTGGCTCGCGGCCTGCAGCCCCGCGCCGCCGCCCCTGTCCACGCCGCCGCCTCCCGAAGCGCCGCCGCCCGCGCCGCCGCCGCCGCACACGCTCCCGCTCGCTTCCCCGCCGCCACAAGCGCTGCCGCCGCCGCCCCCGCCTCCGCCGCCGCCGTTCCGCTCCGACGAGGTCTTCCGCCTCGCCGTCCGCGGAGGCCACGTGATCGACGGCTCGGGCGCGCCTCGCCACCGCGCCGATGTCCTCGTCCGCGGCGATCGCATCGCCTTCGTCGGCGACGTCGACCCCTCCGTGCGCGCCGAGCGCACCCTCGACGCCGCGGGCGCCGTCGTCACGCCCGGCTTCATCGACGCCCATTCCCACGGCGCTCCCCTCGGCGACGTCGAATACGCCCTCGCCATGGGCGTCACCACGCTCGTCGTTGGCCAGGACGGCCGCAGCCCGGCCACGCGGATCGGCCCCTGGCTCGCGAAAATCGACGCCGGCAGGCCCCGCGTCCACGTCGCGGCCCTCGTCGGACACGGCACCGTGCGCAGCCTCGTCGGCGCCGCCCTCCAGACGAAGCCGAGGCCCACTGAGCTTCAACGAATGCGGGATCTCGTCGCCCAGGCCCTCCATGACGGCGCCTTTGGCCTCAGCACCGGCCTCGAGTACGATCCGGGCCGCGGCGCCTCGATGGACGAGCTCGTCGCCCTGGCCGAGCCCGTCGGCGCGCGCGGCGGCGTCGTCATGAGCCACCTCCGCAGCGAGGACGACGACCGCGTCGAATCCTCGCTCGACGAGCTCTTCGAGATGTGCCGCAAGGCGAAGGCCCGCGCGCACGTCGCGCATATGAAGATCGTCCTCGGCCGCGGCGCCGCCCGCGCCGAGCGCCTGCTCGCCCACATCGAAAAAGCCCGCGCCGCGGGCCTCTCCGTCACGGCCGACCTGTATCCATACACGGCGAGTTACACCTCGCTCGCCGTCCTTTTCCCCGATTTCGCGCGCCCGCCGTCCTCCTATGCCGACGCGCTGCGGAGCCGCCGCCACGAGCTCGCGGCCTTCCTGCGCGCCCGTGTGGAGAAACGCAATGGCCCCGGGGCAATGCTCTTCGGGACGGGCGCGTTCGCCGGCAGGACACTCGACGAGGTCGCCACATCGCGCCGCATCCCGTTCGAGGACGTCCTCATCGACGTCGGGCCCGACGGCGCCGAGGCCGCTTATTTCGTGATGGACGAAGCCGTCATGGCGCGCCTCTTCACTGATTCCTTCGTCATGGTCGGCACCGACGGCGGCGGCGGCGGCCGGCATCCGCGTGGCTTTGGCGCGTTCGCGCGGGTGATTGAAGAGCTCGTCGAAAAACAACGCCTCGTTTCCCTGGAGGAAGCCGTGCGCAAGATGTCGGATCTGCCCGCCCGCACGCTCGGGCTCGAAGGCGAGCGCGGCTGCGTGCGGGACGGGTGCGGGGCGGATTTGCTGGTGTTTTCGCCGGGGGAGATCCACGAGCGCGCGAGCTTCACGGCGCCGCATCGGCTGGCCGAGGGGATGCGGTTCGTGGTCGTCGGGGGCGTGGTCGAGCGCGAGGGAGGAAAGGCGACGGCGGGTCGCGGGGGACGCGCGCTCCGATTTGCGGGGGCGGAGCGGCGGTAG
- a CDS encoding GNAT family N-acetyltransferase, whose translation MSRSNSNQDPEYSEVAWQFAAGRVAVIHRLMIQPAMEGKGIARVFMRFAEQRALSSEYRSIRLDAFTGNPRALRLYERLGYRDAGSVRFRKGEFRCFEKDLGTAG comes from the coding sequence TTGTCACGATCGAACTCGAATCAGGATCCGGAATACAGTGAGGTTGCGTGGCAATTTGCCGCAGGTCGCGTGGCCGTCATTCATCGGCTCATGATACAGCCAGCGATGGAAGGAAAGGGGATCGCACGCGTGTTCATGCGATTCGCGGAGCAGCGGGCGCTGTCGTCGGAATATCGCAGCATCCGGTTAGACGCGTTCACCGGAAATCCGAGGGCGCTGCGCCTGTACGAGCGGCTCGGCTACCGGGATGCCGGCAGCGTTCGCTTTCGGAAAGGCGAGTTCCGCTGCTTCGAGAAGGACCTTGGCACAGCCGGCTAA
- a CDS encoding RNA polymerase sigma factor, translating to MVTIVVHPPPANFSASHALLGRLYLEHRAFLRRLLLSQSVPPRDVEDVLQEVFITVWRRLSCLVTPEQARPWLAVIGLYHARNHRKLARCAREVLAGFAEDLPEQEDGTSPETVLHAMYGVFRLKRFLEKMRPRIREAVIPYLEGWSVPEIAATLGIKVKAVYSRLRLARERLEMLSFA from the coding sequence ATGGTCACGATAGTCGTCCATCCGCCGCCGGCAAACTTCTCGGCGTCGCACGCCTTGCTCGGCCGTCTTTACCTGGAACACCGCGCTTTTCTGCGTCGCCTTCTTCTCAGCCAGTCCGTTCCTCCGCGCGACGTGGAGGATGTTCTGCAAGAGGTCTTCATCACCGTATGGCGCCGCCTCTCGTGCCTGGTCACGCCGGAGCAGGCTCGCCCGTGGCTTGCGGTGATCGGCCTCTACCATGCGCGCAATCACCGCAAGCTCGCGCGTTGCGCGCGTGAGGTTCTCGCTGGGTTCGCGGAGGATCTTCCCGAGCAGGAGGACGGGACGTCGCCGGAGACGGTTCTGCACGCGATGTACGGCGTGTTCCGACTGAAGCGATTTCTGGAGAAGATGAGGCCGCGCATCCGGGAAGCGGTGATTCCGTACCTGGAGGGGTGGTCGGTCCCGGAAATCGCGGCGACGCTCGGAATCAAGGTAAAGGCCGTCTACAGTCGCCTGCGTCTCGCGCGGGAGCGGTTGGAGATGCTCTCGTTCGCGTGA
- a CDS encoding ferritin-like domain-containing protein produces MAHRFLRDCNPDPNESVESWLARIFERAQRVALVTGLLAQGCTTEPTQALAEPADTDAVDETGSAQVARGVPCAPGTYLPISAKGLSPARRFDSLAIRTLSGFPPNEEGPERWTRSDFTVVSEVGTACTTATTRECHQKIRMHPEPFRATSCLQLCSETSVVTTAGDEVRRWVGVPEIRALLGPIDTPDEALLLVEAMGYDLTCADAERTTVRAAPDGFLVTATKITRDCAPIITTRYTLRIWRSGEVQEVRTEEIGRDSACIGRVPAGLTSAPTDEGRSLLGDFLARAAHLEAASVVAFERLAAELSALGAPASLVDEARRAAEDEVRHADVVSALARARGGGAPVPPCVEELPLRALFALALENAVEGCVRETFGALVGAHQARRAADAELAAAMRDIAADEARHATLSWKVHVWAMERLGPEERAHVQQAQADALSHLAASTTRAPAPEVARAAGLPGPAEAACLLDVLWQGILAEA; encoded by the coding sequence ATGGCCCATCGATTCCTGCGTGATTGCAACCCGGATCCCAATGAATCCGTGGAATCATGGCTCGCGCGCATCTTCGAGCGCGCCCAGCGCGTCGCCCTCGTGACCGGGCTCCTCGCCCAGGGCTGCACGACCGAGCCCACGCAGGCGCTCGCGGAGCCCGCGGATACGGACGCCGTCGATGAGACGGGAAGCGCGCAGGTGGCCCGCGGAGTGCCTTGCGCGCCCGGCACGTACCTCCCCATCTCGGCGAAAGGCCTCTCGCCCGCGCGGCGCTTCGATTCCCTCGCCATCCGCACCCTCAGCGGCTTCCCGCCCAACGAGGAGGGCCCGGAACGCTGGACGCGCTCCGACTTCACCGTCGTCAGCGAGGTGGGCACCGCCTGCACGACGGCCACGACCCGCGAATGCCACCAGAAGATCCGCATGCACCCGGAGCCTTTCCGGGCGACGAGCTGCTTGCAGCTCTGCAGCGAGACGTCGGTCGTGACCACGGCGGGCGACGAGGTGCGACGCTGGGTCGGCGTCCCGGAAATCCGCGCGCTCCTCGGCCCGATCGACACGCCCGACGAGGCGCTGCTGCTCGTGGAGGCCATGGGATACGACCTCACCTGCGCCGATGCCGAGCGCACCACCGTGCGCGCGGCGCCGGACGGCTTCCTCGTGACGGCCACGAAGATCACGAGGGACTGCGCGCCGATCATCACCACGCGATACACGCTGCGCATCTGGCGCAGCGGCGAGGTCCAGGAGGTCCGCACCGAGGAGATCGGGCGTGACTCGGCGTGCATCGGGCGTGTCCCGGCCGGGCTCACGAGCGCGCCCACGGACGAGGGGCGTTCTCTGCTCGGAGACTTCCTCGCGCGCGCCGCGCACCTGGAGGCGGCGAGCGTGGTCGCCTTCGAGCGGCTCGCGGCGGAGCTCTCCGCGCTCGGCGCGCCGGCGTCGCTCGTGGACGAGGCGCGGAGGGCGGCCGAGGACGAGGTCCGGCACGCGGACGTGGTCTCGGCCCTCGCGCGGGCGCGCGGCGGCGGCGCGCCCGTCCCGCCGTGCGTGGAGGAGCTGCCGCTCCGCGCGCTCTTCGCGCTCGCCCTGGAGAACGCGGTGGAGGGCTGCGTGCGCGAGACGTTCGGGGCGCTCGTGGGGGCCCATCAGGCGCGGCGCGCGGCGGATGCCGAGCTCGCGGCGGCGATGCGGGACATCGCGGCCGACGAGGCGCGGCACGCGACCCTGTCGTGGAAGGTCCACGTCTGGGCGATGGAGCGGCTCGGGCCGGAGGAGCGGGCGCATGTCCAGCAGGCGCAGGCCGACGCGCTTTCGCACCTCGCGGCGTCGACGACGCGCGCCCCGGCCCCCGAGGTGGCCCGCGCGGCGGGTTTGCCGGGGCCTGCCGAGGCGGCATGCCTGCTCGATGTGCTTTGGCAGGGCATCCTGGCGGAGGCGTAG
- a CDS encoding FG-GAP repeat protein produces MPARCALAGHPGGGVGGRLRDKFGTALSLSGDTLLIGAARADIGANLDQGAAYVFVRSGGVWTEQAKLVANDGAGSDAFGGSVALSGETVLVGATGASVGGQEKQGAAYVFVRSGSVWTQDAKLVASDGAPFDAFGGAVSLSGDTLLIGATGRDINGMQSLGTAYLFARDGVTWTEKSKLVASDGAQLDNFGVAVALSGDTALVTAFSDDIGMNNNQGSAYTFVLRKSNGEACATADECASGFCTEGVCCADAACSGAGGNGGSGGNGGAGGSGGNGGAGGSGGNGGAGGAGGSETGGEGGSGGNAPSDDGGCGCRVGSSTPSSAQASLGLLALGLLALRRRTSKR; encoded by the coding sequence ATGCCTGCTCGATGTGCTTTGGCAGGGCATCCTGGCGGAGGCGTAGGCGGGAGGCTTCGGGATAAGTTCGGGACCGCGTTGTCCTTGTCGGGCGACACGCTGCTCATCGGGGCGGCCCGGGCCGACATCGGCGCGAACCTGGACCAAGGTGCGGCGTACGTGTTCGTGCGTAGCGGAGGCGTCTGGACCGAGCAGGCGAAGCTCGTCGCGAATGACGGAGCCGGAAGCGACGCCTTCGGCGGGTCGGTGGCGTTGTCGGGGGAGACGGTGCTCGTCGGGGCGACAGGAGCCAGCGTCGGGGGGCAGGAGAAGCAAGGTGCGGCGTACGTGTTCGTGCGCAGCGGCTCTGTGTGGACCCAGGACGCGAAGCTCGTGGCCAGCGACGGGGCACCGTTCGACGCCTTTGGCGGTGCGGTGTCGCTGTCGGGGGACACGCTGCTCATCGGGGCCACCGGGCGCGACATCAACGGGATGCAGAGCCTGGGGACGGCGTACCTCTTCGCCCGTGACGGGGTGACGTGGACCGAGAAATCGAAGCTCGTGGCCAGCGACGGGGCACAACTCGATAACTTCGGCGTGGCGGTGGCGCTGTCGGGCGACACGGCGCTCGTGACGGCGTTCTCGGACGACATCGGCATGAACAACAACCAGGGCTCGGCCTACACGTTCGTGCTCCGGAAATCGAACGGCGAGGCGTGCGCGACCGCCGACGAATGCGCGAGCGGGTTCTGCACGGAAGGCGTTTGTTGCGCAGACGCGGCGTGCAGCGGCGCCGGTGGCAATGGCGGTTCCGGTGGCAATGGCGGCGCAGGCGGTTCCGGTGGCAATGGCGGCGCAGGCGGTTCAGGTGGCAATGGCGGCGCAGGTGGCGCAGGTGGCTCGGAGACCGGCGGCGAGGGCGGCTCCGGCGGCAACGCGCCCAGCGACGACGGCGGCTGCGGCTGCCGCGTGGGCTCGTCCACCCCGAGCAGCGCGCAAGCCTCGCTCGGCCTCCTTGCGCTCGGCTTGCTCGCCCTGCGGCGCCGCACCTCGAAGCGCTAA